A single window of Archangium gephyra DNA harbors:
- a CDS encoding serine/threonine-protein kinase: MAGSKLPFAPGDVRGRQMGNYEVLCRLSTGGMAEIFLASKRGLAGFQKPVVLKKILPDIQGQEEFVQMFLDEAKVTAAFNHPHIAQVFDLDVDDGELFLAMEFVPGATLLEVARACRAANEPMPMGLGLAAVRDTALALHYAHTFTDALGQPSPVIHRDVAEKNIMVTYEGVTKLLDFGIAKSLSSVSRTAAGMVKGTSGYMSPEQILGEPLDARSDLFSLGVVLHECLTGMRLFPGKAPMAVINAVLKGPIPEPSRANKAIPPELDAIVLKALARKRADRYATTLEFARALERAVGPLIWLPEQSSELLRRLFAERREQTRQLLASGRAGVDSTGVVKLAQLFPDKEASTPPTAAPATPSSPGVAAPVGPRTPTPHAPRLPTISAPQLPPPGPARPDQTELVPYPVVAKPPGSLPGDRRTASSSQFPVSPPPPPEETGVQPPAPSTSRARPPRVQVDPSTLPSLPVLTEPPRAPLATPARAQVDPSTLPSLPVLTEPPRPVRAPTPVEQGRAASPEQTRAEPRPRSSLGRSDAVPALPETREPGLKTAVIRPQRSTPTGEQPAASDSDATQPRYDSTRAARRSTLEHLDAVTLPTGSPTFPPGPPAPPLPSESPTVPGRRAPLARTPEPEDEEPELLTMPLLQAPAAPTRPPAGVPEDDEGPELLTAPFLRPPSPASRPVEPEDDEEPELRTVPFLSPPAEASRSFPGPRSDEPDEEDLTPAHPQPISRRHTPVKREEDASEEATVSSGASEAPSRRGVLWAVLLLLLLVGGLAALVVLRLDGGLVSSQLFPPPPEAAIELPAPEAPLAVQAAPTPPGDSAPAPEAAAASATPETPGAAALEPAAATPEAGAPPDAAPPTDALAAAPTTDAAAGTPPAPPEVKNEALPATGEPAEASPQAKAPEAEAPEAEAPDTEALETTQPAKRGKVAPSRRTAPRTASNVETSPEQVTTADEADRAWQALERERTGAAEPSADKGFLTLATEPYAKVYLGNRVLGETPLFRVPFAPGKHTLRLVAPRFKPLKLQVEIKAGEVTSIRAPLEKLGRE; the protein is encoded by the coding sequence ATGGCTGGGTCGAAGCTCCCTTTCGCGCCGGGTGATGTGCGCGGCCGGCAGATGGGCAACTACGAGGTGCTCTGCCGCCTGAGCACCGGTGGGATGGCGGAGATCTTCCTCGCCTCCAAGCGGGGCCTGGCCGGCTTCCAGAAGCCCGTGGTGCTCAAGAAGATCCTCCCGGACATCCAGGGCCAGGAGGAGTTCGTCCAGATGTTCCTGGACGAGGCCAAGGTCACCGCCGCCTTCAACCACCCCCACATCGCCCAGGTGTTCGACTTGGACGTGGACGACGGCGAGCTGTTCCTCGCCATGGAGTTCGTCCCGGGCGCCACGCTGCTGGAGGTGGCCCGCGCCTGCCGCGCCGCCAACGAGCCCATGCCCATGGGGCTCGGCCTGGCCGCCGTGAGGGACACCGCGCTGGCGCTGCACTACGCGCACACCTTCACGGATGCGCTCGGCCAGCCCTCGCCCGTCATCCACCGCGACGTGGCCGAGAAGAACATCATGGTGACGTACGAGGGCGTCACCAAGCTGCTGGACTTCGGCATCGCCAAGAGCCTGTCCTCCGTCAGCCGCACCGCCGCCGGCATGGTGAAGGGCACCAGTGGCTACATGTCGCCGGAGCAGATTCTCGGCGAGCCGCTGGATGCGCGCAGTGACTTGTTCAGCCTGGGCGTGGTGCTGCACGAGTGCCTCACGGGCATGCGGCTCTTCCCGGGCAAGGCGCCCATGGCGGTGATCAACGCGGTGCTCAAGGGGCCCATCCCCGAGCCCTCGCGCGCCAACAAGGCCATTCCCCCCGAGCTGGACGCCATCGTGCTCAAGGCGCTCGCGCGCAAGCGGGCGGACCGGTACGCCACCACGCTCGAGTTCGCCCGCGCCCTGGAGCGCGCGGTGGGCCCCCTCATCTGGCTGCCCGAGCAGAGCAGCGAATTGCTGCGGCGGCTCTTCGCCGAGCGCCGCGAGCAGACGCGTCAGCTGCTGGCCAGCGGCCGGGCCGGCGTGGACAGCACCGGCGTGGTGAAGCTCGCCCAGCTCTTCCCGGACAAGGAGGCGTCCACCCCACCGACTGCCGCGCCCGCGACGCCGTCCTCGCCCGGAGTGGCCGCTCCGGTGGGCCCTCGTACCCCCACCCCCCACGCGCCGCGCCTCCCCACCATCTCCGCGCCCCAGCTCCCGCCGCCCGGCCCCGCGCGGCCGGATCAGACGGAGCTCGTCCCCTACCCCGTGGTCGCGAAGCCCCCCGGCTCGCTCCCGGGTGACAGGCGCACCGCCTCCTCCTCCCAGTTCCCGGTCTCGCCGCCGCCTCCTCCCGAGGAGACGGGTGTGCAGCCGCCGGCCCCGTCCACCTCCCGCGCCCGCCCGCCCCGCGTCCAGGTGGATCCCTCCACCCTGCCCTCGCTGCCCGTGCTCACCGAGCCGCCCCGGGCCCCGCTCGCCACCCCGGCCCGCGCGCAGGTGGATCCCTCCACCCTGCCCTCGCTGCCCGTGCTCACCGAGCCGCCCCGCCCGGTGCGCGCCCCCACGCCCGTGGAGCAGGGCCGGGCCGCCTCCCCCGAGCAGACCCGGGCCGAGCCGCGCCCTCGCAGCAGCCTGGGCCGCTCCGACGCCGTGCCCGCGCTTCCGGAGACGCGCGAGCCCGGGCTGAAGACGGCCGTCATCCGGCCGCAGCGCTCCACGCCCACCGGCGAGCAGCCCGCCGCCTCGGACTCGGACGCCACCCAGCCCCGGTACGACTCCACCCGCGCGGCACGCCGCTCCACGCTGGAGCACCTGGACGCCGTCACCCTGCCCACCGGCTCGCCCACGTTCCCTCCCGGGCCCCCCGCGCCGCCGCTCCCCTCCGAGAGCCCCACCGTGCCCGGCCGGCGCGCACCACTGGCCCGGACGCCGGAGCCCGAGGACGAGGAGCCGGAGCTCCTCACCATGCCCCTCCTGCAGGCACCGGCCGCGCCCACCCGGCCGCCCGCGGGGGTGCCCGAGGACGACGAGGGGCCCGAGCTCCTCACCGCCCCCTTTCTCCGGCCGCCGTCCCCCGCTTCCCGGCCGGTGGAGCCCGAGGACGACGAGGAGCCGGAGCTGCGCACCGTGCCCTTCCTGTCGCCACCGGCCGAGGCCTCCCGCTCCTTCCCGGGGCCCCGGAGCGACGAGCCGGACGAGGAAGACCTCACGCCCGCCCACCCCCAGCCCATCTCCCGCCGGCACACCCCGGTGAAGCGCGAGGAAGACGCCTCGGAGGAGGCCACCGTCTCCAGCGGGGCCTCGGAGGCGCCCTCGCGCCGGGGCGTGCTGTGGGCCGTGCTCCTGCTGCTCCTCCTCGTGGGAGGACTCGCCGCCCTCGTCGTGCTGAGGCTGGATGGGGGACTGGTGTCCTCCCAGCTCTTCCCACCCCCACCCGAGGCGGCCATCGAGCTCCCCGCCCCGGAGGCCCCGCTGGCGGTCCAGGCCGCCCCCACCCCCCCGGGTGACTCCGCCCCGGCTCCCGAGGCCGCTGCCGCGAGCGCCACGCCGGAGACGCCAGGGGCCGCCGCCCTCGAGCCCGCCGCGGCCACACCGGAAGCCGGCGCTCCGCCGGACGCGGCGCCTCCCACCGACGCCCTGGCAGCCGCACCCACCACGGACGCGGCCGCCGGCACCCCTCCGGCCCCGCCCGAGGTGAAGAACGAGGCCCTGCCCGCGACCGGGGAACCGGCGGAGGCCTCGCCCCAGGCCAAGGCTCCAGAGGCCGAGGCTCCGGAAGCCGAGGCTCCGGACACCGAGGCCCTGGAGACGACGCAGCCGGCGAAGCGCGGCAAGGTGGCGCCCTCGCGCCGGACGGCCCCACGCACCGCGTCCAACGTGGAGACATCGCCCGAGCAGGTGACGACGGCGGACGAGGCGGACCGGGCGTGGCAGGCCCTGGAGCGCGAGCGCACGGGCGCGGCCGAGCCCTCGGCGGACAAGGGCTTCCTGACGCTCGCCACCGAGCCCTACGCCAAGGTGTACCTGGGCAACCGGGTGCTGGGCGAGACGCCGCTCTTCCGGGTGCCCTTCGCGCCGGGCAAGCACACCCTGCGGCTGGTGGCTCCCCGCTTCAAACCCCTGAAGCTCCAGGTGGAAATCAAGGCGGGCGAGGTCACCTCCATCCGCGCGCCCCTCGAGAAGCTCGGCCGGGAGTGA
- a CDS encoding mechanosensitive ion channel family protein, producing MLPFLQSHLSLIAGVLFTLLVIGVRAASADAQFRKELGRALGFLMTFLVLRVVEGQFGELLHSRVLPLLRVAWMLAFAFGGIRAAMSLGVLTVTRLGIRTPPPKILRDVVEISLYVIAVVPILRAELAIDLTSLLATSAIVSVVLGLAMQDTLGNLFAGLSLQLERPYDVGDWVTIKEITGRVVQVAWRATRLETSRKEIITLPNNICSKEAVKNYSRGGQPVGVDLSFHGPYDRAPNEVKEAVLEVLEQVPLVLSAPPPMCRTVGFEELGIRYQVRYYVEDFSNADAVMAEFYTRIWYRFRREGIEVPAQRKLNMSLGAPGSEFSEELVADMLRRVDLFKVLREEERAKLRREMVPRRFARGEHVIEQGEKGNTFYLVGRGELSVRTGGVEVSRLSRGNYFGEMSLLTGEPRTATVVALTDVVLLELGRPVFARLFEEHPELAPKLSGMLSHRRMQLEAAMTASGETLPITEEVDILGRLKSIFRLD from the coding sequence GTGCTGCCCTTCCTGCAGAGTCATCTGTCGCTGATCGCGGGTGTCCTCTTCACACTGCTGGTCATCGGGGTCCGGGCGGCGAGCGCGGACGCGCAGTTCCGCAAGGAGCTCGGCAGGGCGCTCGGCTTCCTGATGACGTTCCTGGTGCTGCGCGTGGTGGAGGGGCAGTTCGGTGAGCTGCTGCACTCCAGGGTCCTCCCGCTGCTGCGCGTGGCGTGGATGCTCGCGTTCGCCTTTGGTGGCATCCGGGCGGCGATGTCGCTGGGCGTGTTGACGGTGACGCGCCTGGGCATCCGCACCCCGCCTCCGAAGATCCTCCGGGACGTGGTGGAGATCTCCCTCTACGTCATCGCCGTGGTCCCCATCCTGCGCGCCGAGCTGGCCATCGATCTGACGAGCCTGCTGGCCACCTCCGCCATCGTCTCGGTGGTGCTCGGTCTCGCGATGCAGGACACGCTGGGCAACCTCTTCGCGGGTCTGTCCTTGCAGCTCGAGCGCCCCTACGACGTGGGCGACTGGGTCACCATCAAGGAGATCACCGGGCGGGTGGTGCAGGTGGCGTGGCGCGCCACGAGGCTGGAGACCTCCCGCAAGGAGATCATCACCCTGCCCAACAACATCTGCTCCAAGGAGGCGGTGAAGAACTACTCGCGGGGCGGGCAGCCGGTGGGGGTGGACCTGTCCTTCCATGGCCCGTACGACCGGGCGCCCAACGAGGTGAAGGAGGCGGTGCTGGAGGTGCTGGAGCAGGTGCCGCTGGTGCTGAGCGCGCCGCCGCCGATGTGCCGCACGGTGGGCTTCGAGGAGCTCGGCATCCGCTACCAGGTGCGCTACTACGTGGAGGACTTCTCCAACGCCGACGCGGTGATGGCCGAGTTCTACACGCGCATCTGGTACCGCTTCCGGCGCGAGGGCATCGAGGTTCCCGCGCAGCGCAAGCTGAACATGTCGCTCGGGGCGCCGGGCTCCGAGTTCTCCGAGGAGCTGGTCGCTGACATGCTGCGGCGGGTGGACCTCTTCAAGGTGTTGCGCGAGGAGGAGCGGGCGAAGCTGCGGCGGGAGATGGTGCCCCGGCGCTTCGCCCGGGGCGAGCACGTCATTGAACAAGGCGAGAAGGGCAACACCTTCTACCTGGTGGGCCGGGGCGAGCTGAGCGTGCGCACGGGCGGGGTGGAGGTGTCGCGGCTGTCGCGGGGCAACTACTTCGGGGAGATGTCGCTGCTGACGGGCGAGCCGCGCACGGCGACGGTGGTGGCGCTCACGGACGTGGTGCTGCTGGAGCTGGGCCGGCCGGTGTTCGCGCGCCTCTTCGAGGAGCACCCGGAGCTGGCGCCCAAGCTGTCGGGGATGCTGTCGCACCGGCGCATGCAGCTGGAGGCGGCGATGACGGCCTCGGGCGAGACGCTGCCCATCACCGAGGAGGTGGACATCCTCGGCAGGCTCAAGAGCATCTTCCGGCTCGACTGA
- a CDS encoding DUF938 domain-containing protein gives MKQHAPSAERNREPLLAVLRELLPSQGTVLELASGTGQHAVFFARAFPRLTWQPTDADALARSSIDAWRREEGLPNVREPLALDARASPWPVESADALVCINMIHISPWESCQGLMRGAARVLPPGGPLILYGAYFIEGRPTAPSNLAFDASLRERNPAWGVRELGAVTAEARAHGLELDRVIDMPSNNFTVVFRKRGG, from the coding sequence ATGAAACAGCACGCCCCCTCCGCCGAGCGCAACCGCGAGCCCCTCCTGGCCGTCCTCCGCGAGCTGCTGCCCTCCCAGGGCACCGTGCTCGAGCTCGCCAGTGGCACCGGCCAGCATGCCGTCTTCTTCGCCCGCGCCTTTCCGCGGCTCACCTGGCAGCCCACCGACGCCGACGCCCTCGCCCGCTCGAGCATCGACGCCTGGCGCCGGGAAGAGGGTCTGCCCAATGTGCGCGAGCCGCTCGCGCTGGATGCCCGTGCCTCCCCCTGGCCCGTGGAGTCCGCGGACGCCCTCGTGTGCATCAACATGATCCACATCTCCCCGTGGGAGTCGTGTCAGGGATTGATGCGAGGTGCCGCCCGGGTGCTGCCACCCGGAGGGCCCCTCATCCTCTACGGGGCGTACTTCATCGAGGGCCGCCCCACCGCGCCGAGCAATCTCGCCTTCGATGCCTCGCTGCGCGAGCGGAACCCGGCCTGGGGCGTGCGCGAGCTGGGCGCCGTCACCGCGGAGGCTCGGGCCCACGGGCTGGAGCTCGATCGGGTCATCGACATGCCCAGCAACAACTTCACCGTCGTGTTCCGCAAGCGCGGCGGGTGA
- a CDS encoding head GIN domain-containing protein, with translation MQLRSLLLPVALLASTPVFAQDAAKAGQIEVPDFRGVAVGYGIRAEVKPGPKSVRLEGSKEDVARVKLEVKDGVLTTQVEKGSSYFGKGLKNVRLYVTSPRVESVAASGGADVDAEATRVDSFDVAASGGSEVDVIKVDAKNLQVAASGGSELRLEGSTGELTVIGSGGSVIEADKLRLESLQVTASGGTRVEASPERSIQGNLSGGSTVKAGKKPASVQVNSSGGSQVQYE, from the coding sequence ATGCAGCTGCGCTCCCTGCTCCTCCCCGTTGCCCTCCTGGCCTCCACGCCCGTCTTCGCGCAGGACGCCGCCAAGGCCGGGCAGATCGAGGTCCCCGATTTCCGTGGCGTGGCCGTGGGCTACGGCATCCGCGCCGAGGTGAAGCCGGGTCCCAAGTCGGTGCGCCTGGAGGGCAGCAAGGAGGACGTGGCCCGGGTGAAGCTCGAGGTGAAGGACGGCGTGCTGACGACGCAGGTGGAGAAGGGCTCGTCCTACTTCGGCAAGGGCCTCAAGAACGTGCGCCTGTACGTCACCAGCCCGCGCGTGGAGAGCGTGGCGGCCAGCGGCGGCGCCGACGTGGACGCCGAGGCCACGCGCGTGGACAGCTTCGATGTGGCCGCCAGCGGTGGCTCCGAGGTGGACGTCATCAAGGTGGACGCGAAGAACCTCCAGGTGGCGGCCAGCGGCGGCTCGGAGCTGCGCCTCGAGGGCAGCACGGGGGAGCTCACGGTCATCGGCAGCGGTGGCTCGGTCATCGAGGCGGACAAGCTGCGGCTCGAGTCGCTCCAGGTGACGGCCAGCGGCGGCACCCGCGTCGAGGCCTCCCCCGAGCGCAGCATCCAGGGCAACCTGTCGGGTGGCTCGACGGTGAAGGCCGGGAAGAAGCCCGCGAGCGTACAGGTGAACAGCTCGGGCGGTTCCCAGGTGCAGTACGAGTAG